Proteins from one Tsuneonella aeria genomic window:
- the thiD gene encoding bifunctional hydroxymethylpyrimidine kinase/phosphomethylpyrimidine kinase has translation MTPAHVPRVLSIAGSDSSGGAGIQADIKTVTMLGGYAMTAITAITAQNTCGVQAVQALGADFVGAQIESCLSDIGADAVKIGMLGSPEIAAAVLQRLETFAGPVVFDPVMVATSGGVLADDATIAAFAPLMKIATLVTPNLPELAALTGMAVSSHEEIAAAALSLAREHDCAILAKGGHAEGDRVLDTLILADGDFASFGDARIDTRHTHGTGCTLSSAIATMLAHGQPLPHAVRLGRRFVRAAIEAAPGLGAANGPLGHQAVRSGR, from the coding sequence ATGACCCCCGCCCACGTCCCGCGGGTCCTGTCCATCGCCGGGTCCGACAGTTCGGGCGGGGCGGGAATCCAGGCCGATATCAAGACGGTGACGATGTTGGGCGGCTACGCCATGACCGCGATCACCGCGATCACCGCGCAGAATACCTGCGGCGTCCAGGCCGTTCAGGCGCTTGGCGCGGACTTCGTCGGCGCGCAGATCGAATCCTGCCTGTCGGATATCGGCGCCGATGCGGTGAAGATCGGCATGCTGGGCTCTCCGGAAATCGCCGCGGCGGTGTTGCAGCGGCTGGAAACCTTTGCCGGACCCGTGGTGTTCGATCCCGTCATGGTGGCAACCAGCGGCGGCGTGCTGGCAGACGATGCGACGATCGCCGCGTTCGCGCCCCTGATGAAGATCGCCACCCTCGTGACGCCGAACCTTCCGGAGCTCGCCGCGCTCACCGGCATGGCCGTGTCCTCTCACGAGGAGATCGCTGCTGCGGCCCTGTCTCTGGCCCGCGAACACGATTGCGCGATCCTGGCCAAGGGCGGCCATGCGGAAGGGGACCGGGTGCTCGATACGCTCATCCTGGCCGATGGCGACTTCGCGAGCTTCGGGGACGCGCGCATCGACACGCGCCACACCCATGGGACCGGCTGCACCTTGTCGAGCGCGATCGCCACCATGCTGGCCCACGGGCAGCCGCTGCCGCACGCGGTGCGGCTGGGCCGGCGCTTCGTGCGTGCGGCGATCGAAGCCGCGCCGGGCCTTGGCGCGGCCAACGGCCCGCTGGGCCACCAGGCCGTGCGGAGCGGGCGCTAG
- a CDS encoding K+/H+ antiporter subunit F, producing MTVTALAWTITLAQVLLGIAMCCAAWRVAVGPRAQDRILGLDTLYVNAMLLLITFGIQTGRTLYFESALIVSLLGFVGTVACAKFLMRGEVIE from the coding sequence ATGACCGTCACCGCCCTCGCCTGGACGATCACGCTGGCGCAGGTCCTTCTCGGGATCGCGATGTGCTGTGCGGCCTGGCGTGTCGCGGTGGGCCCGCGGGCGCAGGATCGCATTCTCGGCCTCGACACCCTCTACGTGAACGCGATGCTCCTGCTCATCACGTTCGGCATACAGACCGGGCGCACGCTCTATTTCGAATCGGCCCTGATCGTTTCCCTCCTGGGGTTCGTGGGGACCGTGGCCTGCGCGAAATTCCTGATGAGGGGGGAAGTGATCGAATGA
- a CDS encoding AI-2E family transporter: protein MNEGPGSAPAGEPAVRKARITRMTFAAQELRLISALVVILGLGLFLALPFVLSIGSVVFLPLVTALILTIVLSPLADKLAGWGLPNVLASLVALLALFAILVLAGLLILQPAIVLFDTLPAVIDQIGQRFAELRNQFAWLAAANDRLAELTGRSGNEVVVATPSFLEEFAYATPSVVLEVLLTFLMTFFMVEARVRLRRRLLLERTDFGASIKAARVIRDVQDRVAAYILTVTWINALVGLVVGLAAWAFGMDAPVMWGGLAAILNFLPYIGPLAMTAILALYGVGTAETALVGIIPAAAYLGLHTVESNVFTPSILGARFTMNPVMILLALSYFSWIWGVFGALLSVPILLTLTAFFDHVGRPNLIGFVFGEPLFPLSPAGEADDPAPAEQQTARPA, encoded by the coding sequence ATGAACGAGGGACCAGGCAGCGCGCCAGCGGGTGAGCCGGCGGTGCGGAAGGCGCGCATCACGCGCATGACGTTCGCCGCGCAGGAATTGCGCCTCATCTCCGCGCTGGTCGTTATCCTGGGGCTGGGGCTGTTTCTTGCGCTGCCATTCGTGCTGTCCATCGGATCGGTGGTCTTCCTGCCGCTTGTCACCGCCCTGATCCTCACGATTGTCCTGTCCCCGCTGGCGGACAAGCTGGCCGGGTGGGGCCTGCCCAACGTGCTGGCTTCGCTGGTGGCCTTGCTGGCGCTTTTCGCGATCCTCGTCCTGGCGGGCCTGCTGATCCTGCAGCCGGCGATCGTGCTGTTCGATACCCTGCCGGCCGTGATCGACCAGATCGGCCAGCGCTTCGCCGAATTGCGCAACCAGTTCGCCTGGCTGGCGGCGGCGAACGACCGCCTGGCCGAGCTGACCGGCCGTTCGGGCAACGAAGTGGTCGTCGCAACACCGTCCTTCCTCGAAGAATTCGCCTACGCCACGCCGAGCGTGGTGCTGGAAGTGCTGCTGACGTTCCTGATGACGTTCTTCATGGTGGAGGCGCGCGTGCGCCTGCGTCGCCGCCTGCTTCTCGAACGGACCGATTTCGGCGCCAGCATCAAGGCCGCCCGCGTGATACGCGATGTGCAGGACCGGGTGGCGGCCTACATCCTGACCGTGACGTGGATCAACGCGCTGGTCGGCCTGGTCGTCGGCCTGGCCGCCTGGGCATTCGGTATGGACGCGCCGGTGATGTGGGGCGGGCTCGCCGCGATCCTGAATTTCCTGCCCTACATCGGCCCGCTTGCGATGACCGCGATCCTGGCGCTGTACGGCGTCGGCACGGCGGAAACGGCACTGGTCGGCATCATCCCCGCAGCGGCCTACCTTGGCCTGCACACGGTGGAATCGAACGTTTTCACGCCGTCCATCCTGGGCGCGCGGTTCACCATGAACCCGGTGATGATCCTGCTGGCGTTGAGCTATTTTTCCTGGATCTGGGGCGTGTTCGGCGCGCTCTTGTCCGTGCCGATCCTGCTGACGCTGACCGCGTTCTTCGACCATGTCGGGCGCCCGAACCTGATCGGCTTCGTTTTCGGCGAGCCGCTGTTCCCACTGTCGCCTGCGGGCGAAGCGGACGATCCGGCCCCGGCGGAACAGCAGACGGCCCGCCCCGCCTGA
- a CDS encoding sigma-70 family RNA polymerase sigma factor produces the protein MSDGNRTPSEKADFKRDLTAVVPHLRAFARGLCGRPDMADDLVQETLLKAWAAQERFEPGTSMRAWTFVILRNAYLTDMRRNRFRGDYDESVAERILTAPAGQEEPIHLSDMRRALLTLPPERREALLLVGAGGFSYEEAAEICGCAVGTIKSRVGRARAALTSMLDQGDIPQRSIEDVGAHRALLEELDLVAAGNGVSEPTR, from the coding sequence ATGTCCGACGGCAATCGGACGCCTTCCGAAAAGGCGGATTTCAAACGCGATCTCACCGCCGTGGTGCCGCACCTTCGCGCGTTCGCGCGCGGCCTGTGCGGGCGCCCCGACATGGCGGACGACCTGGTGCAGGAAACGCTGCTCAAGGCCTGGGCCGCGCAGGAACGGTTCGAACCCGGCACCAGCATGCGCGCCTGGACATTCGTGATCCTGCGCAACGCCTACCTCACCGACATGCGCCGCAATCGCTTCCGCGGCGATTACGATGAATCGGTGGCCGAACGCATTCTCACCGCGCCAGCGGGGCAGGAAGAACCCATCCACCTCAGCGATATGCGCCGCGCACTGCTGACCTTGCCGCCCGAACGGCGCGAGGCCCTGCTCCTGGTGGGCGCGGGGGGCTTTTCCTATGAGGAGGCGGCCGAAATCTGCGGCTGCGCCGTCGGCACGATCAAGAGCCGGGTGGGCCGCGCACGCGCCGCCCTTACCTCGATGCTCGATCAGGGCGACATCCCGCAGCGTTCGATCGAAGACGTCGGCGCGCACCGTGCACTGCTGGAAGAACTGGACCTGGTGGCGGCGGGCAACGGGGTCAGCGAACCCACGCGTTGA
- a CDS encoding DUF1272 domain-containing protein yields MLEMRPDCERCGTDLPADAPGAFICSFECTFCAECTDALDDRCPNCGGELMDRPTRAASLLGKFPASAERKYRG; encoded by the coding sequence ATGCTGGAGATGCGCCCCGATTGCGAACGCTGCGGAACGGACCTTCCGGCCGATGCGCCCGGTGCCTTCATCTGCAGCTTCGAGTGTACGTTCTGCGCCGAATGCACTGATGCGCTGGACGATCGGTGCCCCAATTGCGGCGGCGAGCTGATGGACCGGCCGACCCGCGCCGCCAGCCTCCTGGGTAAATTCCCCGCGTCTGCCGAGCGGAAGTATCGCGGATGA
- a CDS encoding LOG family protein → MTEREERDLTGRKFYGADQEVAFSDKATPDTPQTRHPAYRLAFRDTDFLLREELRPVRFQLELLKPEMLLDEAGVGSTLVMYGSARIPSPDHVDALLKNATDENRVVAERLAAKAKYYDEAYRLARMVSERAIVQDGKRQFVITSGGGPSIMEAANRGASEAGAESIGLNIVLPHEQAPNQYVTPYLSFQFHYFALRKMHFLLRAKAVAVFPGGFGTFDEFFELLTLIQTGKMKPMPILLFGKDFWTRVIDWDAFAEEGVISRDDLNLFRWCETAEEAWGHIAGFYDIQD, encoded by the coding sequence ATGACTGAAAGAGAAGAACGCGACCTTACCGGTCGCAAGTTTTACGGCGCCGACCAGGAAGTCGCCTTTTCCGACAAGGCCACGCCCGACACCCCGCAAACACGCCATCCCGCCTATCGCCTGGCATTTCGGGACACCGATTTTCTGCTGCGGGAGGAATTGCGCCCGGTGCGGTTCCAGCTCGAACTGCTGAAGCCGGAAATGCTGCTCGACGAAGCGGGGGTCGGGTCCACGCTGGTAATGTACGGATCCGCCCGCATTCCATCCCCTGACCATGTCGACGCGCTGCTGAAGAACGCCACCGATGAAAACCGCGTGGTCGCGGAACGCCTTGCGGCGAAGGCGAAGTATTACGACGAAGCCTACCGCCTGGCCCGCATGGTCAGCGAACGGGCGATCGTGCAGGATGGGAAGCGCCAGTTCGTCATCACGTCAGGCGGCGGGCCGTCCATCATGGAAGCGGCCAACCGCGGCGCGAGCGAGGCGGGTGCGGAATCGATCGGGCTCAACATCGTGCTGCCGCACGAACAGGCGCCTAACCAGTACGTCACGCCCTATCTCAGCTTCCAGTTCCACTACTTCGCCCTGCGCAAGATGCACTTCCTGCTGCGGGCCAAGGCGGTGGCCGTGTTCCCCGGCGGGTTCGGCACGTTCGACGAATTCTTCGAGCTTCTGACCCTGATCCAGACGGGCAAGATGAAGCCCATGCCCATCCTGCTGTTCGGCAAGGATTTCTGGACCCGGGTGATCGATTGGGACGCGTTCGCGGAAGAAGGCGTGATCTCGCGGGACGACCTCAACCTGTTCCGCTGGTGCGAGACGGCGGAGGAGGCCTGGGGCCACATCGCCGGCTTCTACGACATCCAGGACTAG
- the mnhG gene encoding monovalent cation/H(+) antiporter subunit G — protein sequence MIQAPDLPQWAALVTGILLLGGAIAALIGSIGLVRMRSFYDRVHPPTIGSSMGVVLIAAASIVCFSVLRARPSVHEVLIVVFVTLTTPVTFMLLGRAALYRDSAESDDRMPPSR from the coding sequence ATGATCCAGGCACCCGATCTTCCGCAATGGGCGGCCCTTGTTACGGGCATCCTGCTTCTGGGCGGTGCGATTGCAGCGCTGATCGGATCGATCGGGCTGGTACGCATGCGCAGCTTCTATGACCGGGTCCACCCGCCGACGATTGGCAGCAGCATGGGCGTGGTCCTTATTGCCGCGGCATCCATCGTCTGCTTCTCGGTGCTGCGCGCACGCCCGTCGGTGCATGAAGTCCTGATAGTCGTGTTCGTGACGTTGACCACGCCGGTCACGTTCATGCTTCTTGGCCGCGCCGCGCTGTATCGCGACAGCGCGGAGAGCGACGACCGGATGCCGCCATCGCGGTGA
- a CDS encoding response regulator: MSLGDQVAANLPYLRRYARALTGSQQTGDAFVRATLEAALADEDLKASLSGGRVPLYKAFNKVWSSAYMEIGRDESEGSGHETVAQDRLSAITPLDRQALLLTTLEDFSIPEAAEIMEIDPADIETMVQQAIAEIDRESATTVLIIEDEPLISMQLEDLVRSLGHEICGTAATRTQAQEVVAECTPGLVLADIQLADGSSGLDAVDDILAIDSVPVIFITAYPERLLTGDRPEPTYLVTKPFQEATVRAAISQALFFGSSRPLG; the protein is encoded by the coding sequence ATGTCGCTCGGGGATCAAGTTGCTGCCAATCTGCCATATCTTCGCCGCTATGCGCGCGCGCTCACCGGGTCGCAGCAGACGGGCGACGCGTTTGTGCGCGCCACGCTCGAGGCCGCGCTCGCTGACGAGGATCTGAAGGCCTCGCTGTCGGGTGGCCGCGTGCCGCTGTACAAGGCGTTCAACAAGGTCTGGTCCAGCGCCTACATGGAAATCGGGCGCGACGAGAGCGAGGGGAGCGGGCACGAAACGGTCGCCCAGGATCGCCTCAGCGCGATTACCCCGCTCGACCGGCAGGCGCTCCTGCTGACGACGCTGGAGGATTTCTCCATCCCCGAAGCAGCCGAAATCATGGAGATCGATCCGGCCGACATCGAAACGATGGTGCAGCAGGCGATCGCCGAGATTGACCGTGAATCCGCCACTACTGTGCTCATCATCGAAGACGAGCCGCTGATCTCGATGCAGCTGGAAGACCTCGTGCGTTCGCTGGGTCACGAAATCTGCGGCACGGCAGCCACCCGCACCCAGGCGCAGGAAGTGGTGGCCGAGTGCACGCCGGGCCTGGTGCTGGCCGATATCCAGCTCGCCGACGGATCTTCGGGCCTCGACGCAGTGGACGATATTCTCGCGATCGACAGCGTGCCGGTGATCTTCATCACCGCCTATCCCGAACGGCTGCTGACCGGGGACCGCCCGGAACCGACGTACCTCGTGACCAAGCCGTTCCAGGAAGCGACCGTCCGCGCGGCGATCAGCCAGGCGCTGTTCTTCGGATCGAGCCGCCCGCTCGGCTGA
- the glmM gene encoding phosphoglucosamine mutase produces the protein MARKFFGTDGIRGRTNAGHMTAAVAMKVGQAAGRHFLRGDHRHRVVIGKDTRLSGYMLENALVAGFTSVGMDVVMTGPLPTPAIALLTRELRADVGVMISASHNPFEDNGIKLFGPDGFKLSDEDELAIEALLDAEPLLADAPAVGRARRIEDSRGRYIHAVKQSIGAEVRFDSLRVVVDCANGAAYQVAPSAIWELGAHVIPLGVSPNGTNINRDVGSTSLDAIKARVVAEGADIGIALDGDADRLIVVDEKGETVDGDQIMALIALQMMQAGTLKGAGIVATVMSNLGLERFLGAHSLTLERTKVGDRHVLERMRTGGFNLGGEQSGHMILLDHGTTGDGTVAALGVLAALVRANRPASELLHMFEPVPQLLENVRYSGGRPLDDARVKAAIADAEAELAGRGRLVIRASGTEPLIRVMAEGDDAAQVRRVVQGICETVKQAA, from the coding sequence ATGGCACGCAAATTCTTCGGTACGGACGGCATCCGCGGCCGCACCAACGCCGGCCATATGACCGCCGCGGTCGCGATGAAGGTCGGCCAGGCCGCCGGGCGCCATTTCCTGCGCGGCGATCACCGCCACCGCGTGGTCATCGGCAAGGATACGCGGCTGTCGGGCTACATGCTGGAAAACGCGCTCGTCGCCGGGTTCACCAGCGTGGGCATGGATGTGGTCATGACCGGCCCCCTGCCCACCCCGGCCATCGCGCTGCTGACGCGCGAGCTGCGCGCCGACGTTGGCGTGATGATCAGCGCCAGCCATAACCCGTTCGAAGACAACGGCATCAAGCTGTTCGGCCCCGACGGTTTCAAGCTGTCGGACGAGGACGAGCTGGCGATCGAGGCGCTGCTGGATGCCGAACCGCTGCTTGCCGACGCACCCGCAGTGGGCCGTGCGCGCCGGATAGAGGATTCGCGCGGCCGCTACATCCACGCGGTCAAGCAGTCGATCGGCGCGGAGGTGCGGTTCGATAGCTTGCGGGTCGTGGTCGATTGCGCGAACGGCGCGGCGTACCAGGTCGCCCCTTCGGCGATCTGGGAACTGGGCGCGCACGTGATCCCCCTGGGCGTCAGCCCCAACGGCACGAACATCAACCGCGACGTGGGCTCCACCTCGCTCGACGCGATCAAGGCCAGGGTCGTGGCCGAAGGGGCGGACATCGGCATCGCTCTCGACGGGGACGCCGATCGCCTGATCGTGGTCGACGAAAAGGGCGAGACGGTCGACGGCGACCAGATCATGGCGCTGATCGCATTGCAGATGATGCAGGCCGGAACCCTGAAGGGCGCGGGCATCGTCGCCACGGTAATGTCGAACCTGGGGTTGGAACGGTTCCTGGGCGCCCATTCGCTGACGCTGGAACGCACGAAAGTGGGGGACCGCCACGTCCTCGAACGGATGCGCACCGGCGGCTTCAACCTGGGCGGGGAACAGTCCGGTCACATGATCCTGCTCGATCACGGCACCACCGGCGATGGCACCGTCGCAGCGCTCGGCGTGCTGGCTGCGCTGGTCCGCGCGAACCGGCCCGCCAGCGAGCTGCTGCACATGTTCGAACCGGTCCCCCAGCTTCTCGAGAACGTGCGGTATTCCGGCGGCCGTCCGCTGGACGATGCCCGCGTGAAGGCCGCAATCGCCGATGCGGAGGCGGAGCTTGCCGGCCGCGGCCGCCTGGTCATCCGCGCATCGGGCACGGAGCCGCTTATCCGGGTGATGGCGGAAGGCGACGATGCCGCGCAGGTCCGGCGCGTGGTCCAGGGAATCTGCGAGACGGTAAAGCAGGCCGCCTGA
- a CDS encoding dicarboxylate/amino acid:cation symporter gives MDNTVETRAERQLVTVRIPAGWTLLGLVAGLVCGLLVARSGASEGVLAIAAPVGTLWLRALQVTIVPLVAALLVLGIAQISQAAMAGAVARRMLGWVFAVLLFSGVTSVTFIPFLLDMFPPPSAAAGVLSAGGAAQDVPGLAAFVESLIAPNIIAAAAETAMLPLTLFFAAFALALVRLPAAQRDLLLAVFRALANTMLLIIGAVLWVAPIGVFALAVGVGAASGGAAFATLAHYILIVVAAGTVVLIAGYMLAWLVGGIAPHRFFRALVPAQAVALSTQSSLASLPAMLDAARRLKLREETAEFVLPLAVAIFRATSPAMNLAVAIYVAHLAGVELTPAALAAGVAVAVIIAIGSVSLPGTISFVVSVGPIALAMGVPIGPLALLVAVEMMPDLMRTIGNVTLDTALAAAVDRKVEAESGAALQP, from the coding sequence ATGGACAACACGGTCGAAACGCGCGCCGAACGGCAACTGGTGACAGTCAGGATTCCGGCGGGGTGGACGCTCCTGGGCCTGGTGGCGGGCCTGGTCTGCGGATTGCTGGTCGCCCGTAGCGGCGCAAGCGAAGGCGTGCTGGCGATCGCGGCCCCGGTGGGCACCTTGTGGCTGCGCGCGCTGCAGGTCACCATCGTGCCGCTGGTTGCGGCCCTCCTGGTCCTGGGAATCGCGCAGATATCGCAGGCGGCGATGGCCGGTGCAGTTGCGCGGCGAATGCTGGGCTGGGTGTTTGCCGTCCTGCTGTTCTCCGGCGTGACGAGCGTGACCTTCATCCCGTTCCTGCTCGACATGTTCCCGCCCCCGTCGGCGGCGGCGGGGGTTCTGTCCGCCGGGGGCGCGGCGCAGGACGTGCCGGGCCTCGCCGCATTCGTCGAATCGCTGATCGCGCCCAATATCATCGCTGCTGCGGCGGAGACCGCCATGTTGCCGCTGACGCTGTTCTTCGCGGCGTTCGCTTTGGCGCTCGTGCGGTTGCCGGCGGCGCAGCGGGACCTGCTGCTGGCCGTGTTCCGCGCGCTTGCCAACACGATGCTGCTGATCATCGGCGCCGTCCTGTGGGTCGCGCCCATTGGGGTGTTCGCGCTGGCGGTGGGCGTAGGCGCGGCGAGCGGGGGTGCAGCCTTCGCCACTCTGGCGCATTATATCCTCATCGTCGTCGCCGCCGGCACGGTGGTCCTGATCGCGGGATATATGCTCGCATGGCTCGTCGGCGGGATCGCTCCGCACCGTTTCTTCCGCGCGCTGGTGCCGGCGCAAGCCGTTGCCCTGTCCACGCAAAGCTCGCTTGCGAGCCTCCCCGCCATGCTTGACGCCGCCCGGCGGCTGAAGCTGCGGGAGGAGACGGCCGAATTCGTCCTGCCGCTGGCGGTGGCGATCTTCCGCGCGACCAGCCCGGCGATGAACCTGGCGGTGGCGATCTACGTCGCGCACCTTGCCGGGGTAGAGCTGACCCCTGCGGCGCTGGCCGCCGGGGTTGCGGTCGCCGTCATTATCGCGATCGGTTCCGTCAGCTTGCCCGGCACGATCAGCTTCGTCGTCTCGGTGGGCCCGATCGCGCTGGCCATGGGCGTGCCGATCGGTCCCCTGGCGCTGCTGGTCGCGGTCGAAATGATGCCCGACCTGATGCGGACCATCGGCAACGTCACGCTGGACACCGCGCTGGCGGCGGCGGTCGATCGCAAAGTGGAAGCGGAATCCGGCGCCGCGCTGCAACCCTAG
- a CDS encoding NepR family anti-sigma factor, whose product MGAPAILGNDTIFMLGINLNKQSDNQSPAVGGIGGVKMKKSKPAGKPGWANGLRQIYDSVVDEPLPDSFTDLLAKLDRGN is encoded by the coding sequence TTGGGCGCGCCTGCCATTCTCGGCAACGACACCATTTTTATGTTGGGCATCAATTTGAACAAGCAATCGGATAACCAGTCGCCGGCTGTTGGGGGCATTGGCGGTGTGAAAATGAAAAAATCCAAACCTGCCGGTAAGCCGGGCTGGGCCAACGGCTTGCGCCAGATTTACGATTCCGTCGTGGACGAACCGCTGCCCGACAGTTTCACGGACCTGCTGGCGAAGCTGGACCGCGGAAACTGA
- a CDS encoding CHASE domain-containing protein, giving the protein MIRPRSTRRFLVTYPRAAPLAIFLLIAAVTALSVFAIERGERRREEARLVETAKSIASAIERRGNTSAAYLRAGAALFGTVDAVPEALFRRFVSELRLDSDYRGAEGIGWAEMITADEIPAYESRIREQIPGFPSVRPAPSRPGMEMTPITYLLPDTMRNRRALGFDMYSEPVRRAAMDEAERMMRPTASGKVVLVQEADLNSPGFLIYMPVYMHGDNARRLKGFIYSPFNANAFLSTALQQETRNDMGIRLFDGNVSGSNLIAAIGATDRPGRTLVERIVIANRPMVLEVQSKRGSNLSILSLLTLLFGLLVASLLMIVARLLTQQAIEDQKSLEWLAEQNSIRDTLTRELNHRVKNTLANVLSIVSLTRRRATNLDEFAEGLDGRIRALSATHDLLTQSEWGTTPIRAVVEAELAPYARAEGALELAGPSVDLAPNDALSLGLAIHELATNAAKYGALSTAGGKVRITWALDRDDLASVRWVESGGPPVPQDRSRGFGTDLIEKIVAHELRNPVELEFRPEGVTCTLHVPVRPRSEFELRARRRALAAAR; this is encoded by the coding sequence ATGATCCGCCCGCGGAGCACCAGACGCTTCCTGGTTACGTACCCGCGCGCGGCTCCATTGGCGATTTTCCTTTTGATCGCGGCGGTCACCGCCCTCAGCGTCTTCGCGATCGAGCGGGGCGAACGGCGGCGCGAAGAGGCCCGTCTTGTCGAAACGGCCAAGTCCATCGCGTCGGCGATCGAACGGCGCGGCAATACCTCGGCGGCCTATCTGCGGGCGGGCGCGGCCCTGTTCGGCACGGTCGATGCGGTTCCCGAGGCCCTGTTCCGCCGCTTCGTGAGCGAACTGCGGCTTGATTCCGATTATCGCGGGGCGGAAGGGATCGGCTGGGCCGAGATGATCACCGCCGACGAGATTCCCGCTTACGAGAGCCGGATACGGGAACAGATCCCCGGTTTTCCGTCGGTGCGCCCCGCGCCCAGCCGGCCGGGCATGGAAATGACCCCGATCACCTACCTGCTGCCCGATACGATGCGCAATCGCCGGGCATTGGGGTTCGACATGTATTCGGAACCCGTCCGCCGCGCCGCGATGGACGAGGCCGAGCGGATGATGCGCCCCACCGCCAGCGGCAAGGTGGTCCTGGTGCAGGAGGCCGACCTCAATTCCCCCGGGTTCCTGATCTACATGCCGGTTTATATGCACGGCGATAACGCGCGCCGGCTGAAGGGGTTCATCTACAGCCCGTTCAACGCCAACGCGTTCCTGTCGACCGCCCTGCAGCAGGAGACCCGCAACGACATGGGAATTCGCCTGTTTGACGGGAACGTGTCGGGCAGCAACCTGATCGCAGCGATCGGGGCGACGGACAGGCCGGGGCGCACGCTGGTCGAACGCATCGTCATCGCCAACCGGCCAATGGTGCTCGAAGTCCAGTCCAAGCGGGGATCGAACCTGTCGATCCTGTCGCTGCTGACGCTGTTGTTCGGCTTGCTGGTCGCCAGCCTGCTGATGATCGTGGCGCGGTTGCTGACGCAGCAGGCGATCGAGGACCAGAAGTCGCTCGAATGGCTGGCCGAACAGAACTCGATCCGTGACACGCTGACGCGCGAGCTGAACCACCGCGTCAAGAACACCCTCGCCAATGTCCTGTCCATCGTCAGCCTGACACGGCGGCGGGCGACCAACCTCGACGAATTCGCCGAAGGACTTGACGGCCGCATCCGCGCGCTGTCCGCCACGCACGACCTGCTGACGCAATCGGAATGGGGCACCACGCCGATCCGCGCGGTGGTCGAGGCGGAGCTTGCGCCCTATGCGCGGGCGGAAGGCGCGCTGGAACTGGCCGGCCCGTCCGTGGACCTGGCGCCCAACGATGCCTTGTCGCTGGGCCTGGCCATTCATGAGCTCGCGACGAACGCCGCGAAGTACGGCGCCCTGTCCACCGCGGGGGGCAAGGTCCGCATCACCTGGGCGCTCGACCGGGACGATCTGGCCAGCGTGCGGTGGGTCGAAAGCGGCGGGCCGCCGGTCCCGCAGGATCGATCGCGCGGCTTTGGCACCGATCTGATCGAAAAGATCGTCGCGCACGAGCTGCGCAACCCGGTTGAGCTGGAATTCCGGCCCGAAGGGGTAACGTGCACCCTTCACGTGCCGGTGCGGCCGCGGAGCGAGTTTGAGCTGCGGGCTCGCCGCCGGGCGCTTGCGGCGGCCCGGTAA
- a CDS encoding superoxide dismutase, producing the protein MAFQVTPLPYADTALEPAISAETLSFHHGKHHKAYIDKTNAAIEGTELADADLETVIATARGTNQGLFNNSAQSWNHGFYWHSLGESAGTPSDELKRMIDDSFGSVEELAKQLKERGVGHFSNGWVWLLERGGKLEIGETHDGDTFADKDANPLLVIDLWEHAYYLDHQNLRPRYLDAVVDQKLNWAFAAENLARGTTWKYPA; encoded by the coding sequence ATGGCCTTTCAAGTCACGCCGCTGCCCTATGCCGATACGGCGCTGGAACCTGCGATCAGCGCCGAAACCCTGAGCTTCCATCACGGCAAGCACCACAAGGCCTACATCGACAAGACCAACGCCGCGATCGAAGGCACGGAACTTGCCGACGCCGACCTCGAAACGGTGATCGCCACCGCGCGCGGCACCAACCAGGGCCTGTTCAACAATTCGGCGCAGAGCTGGAACCACGGGTTCTACTGGCATTCGCTGGGCGAGAGCGCGGGCACCCCGTCGGACGAACTGAAGCGCATGATCGACGATTCGTTCGGATCGGTCGAGGAACTTGCCAAGCAGCTCAAGGAACGCGGCGTCGGTCACTTCTCGAACGGCTGGGTCTGGCTGCTCGAGCGGGGCGGCAAGCTTGAGATCGGCGAGACGCACGATGGCGACACCTTTGCGGACAAGGACGCCAACCCGCTGCTCGTGATCGACCTGTGGGAACACGCCTATTATCTCGACCACCAGAACCTGCGCCCGCGTTACCTGGACGCGGTGGTGGATCAGAAACTCAACTGGGCCTTCGCCGCGGAAAACCTCGCCCGCGGAACCACATGGAAATATCCCGCCTGA